The nucleotide sequence tcaaccttaatcattcatcaagcatatatcacaacatgcattttctcatatatcacaaaatcaaggcatcaatattcataatcacatatatgatcacatcatatatctcaaccatttaacaacatcaaccattcaatgcctatcttagggcctctagcctaagtatttcctaccacattacatattagatacgagaaaccaaaaccataccttagccgattttccaagctcaaccagagcacttccaaaccacttgtccacaagctctcaaggtctcaacacctccaaaaatagattttatcacacaaaaccctcttccaagctttccaaaatcaccaatcaagctccaatattcacatatatacaacctaagccacaatcatcatacccatacacaacatctcaatacccaaacatcatagaacaataaattacactagggttgagaatcttaccacacccaaggtccaaggagacaagattaaccttctccatCAAGAGAGTTgagtcctataacatcaaagagcccaaaatctcaacatttttgctcatgaaactcgaaatcaaggctggaaattcgaagagcaaaacgtggcttacctcaagattgattgtatgattttgtagagctctccgcagtgaacgcgtggccacaaacagtgcggcgatcgaagctctggatcaaaagttatggtggtttgaaaatcaaccaagggagagaacttgagagagtgttcttcccttcctctccacaatttcagcgtgtgtttgtgtgttgtgaggagagagagtactGAAAACTaaggttttggtttagtttagttgggccaagggcccactttgggtccggttagaccggtttggcccgttcggtccaatcttggtccgatttctataaaattggtaccgaaattctcgtcttaATCTCCtatatcatattaagccataaaaataacatttttggctttctagaataaattctcatttatagattaattagccgttaattaaccgggtcttacatccaTTCTGCTGGCATATCATCGGAGATATGAGCATTAAACTCGGCAACAAAGTCGGcaaggtattgtgatttgattgagCCTCAGAATTGGTATTTGATATCAAACTCAGATAATTCTATTGACCACTTTATTAATCTTCCAGCTAGTTCTGGTTTTGTGAGCACTTGTCGTAGCAGCTGGTCGGTTCGAACATTGATGGTATGACTCTGGAAATAAGGTCGGACTTTTGTAAAATGGGAGGATTtgaaagataaagataaagttCTTCTCCAAGTTCAGACTTTTGTAAAATGGGAGGATTTGAAATaatcattttttaaatttgaaaaagtaGTTTCGTATTCATCATCACATTtgaagttgtttttttttttttgagtgatTGAAAAAAATGGAAAGATTTGGAAGCTAAACAAGGTAATATCTTGATAAAGCAGCGAGTCTTCCTGTTAGTCATTAGACCTCTTTGACTATTTGAGGACTTTGCATGTCCAAAACAGCTCAGCATTTTTCTGAATTTGCCTCTATACCTCGGCTTGTCAATAGAAAACCGAGAAATTTAGCTCATTGGATACCAAAGGCGCATTTTTCAGGGTTTAACCTCATGTTGTATTGCCAAATTTATGTGAAAATCTCCTCAAGATCGTGCACGTGAGACTTGCCGACTTTGGTTTTGGCAaccatgtcatcaacatagactTCGATGTTTCGACCAATTTGCTTGGCGAACATTTTGTTCATGAGTCTCTGGTAAGTAGCTCCTGCATTCTTAAGGCCAAAGAGCATAACTTTATAACAAAAATTGCCGTATTCAGTTATGAAAGCAGTTTTATCTTGGTCTGATGGATGCATGaggatctggttataaccagagtatgcatccataaaacttaaagtTAGCCTGATGAATTATCAACTAAAGCATCAATGGATGGTAAATGATATGCATCTTAAGGACATGCTTTATTTAAATCAGTAAAGTCGACGCATGCGCCATTTACCATTATGTTTCTTTACCATGACAACATTAGCTAAGCATGTTGTAAACCAGATTTCTCGAATGAAGTTGACATCAATGAGCTTGGTCCCCTCCAGGGACGCTACTTTCTTTTCGGATCCAAGGTTGCGCTTTTTCTGTGTTATAGGTCAGACTAATGAGTTAATTGCCAGTTTATGAGATATTACAGAAGGATCAATGCCTGGTATGTCAGCAGGGGTCCAAGCGAAGAGGTCGGCATTTTGTTGGAGGAATAGGACAAGTTTTTTTCCTTTTGTCAGTCTGCATTGTTAAACCTATAAAAGTGAACTTGTTTGGATCGTTAGTTAAAGTGATTTTCTCTAACTTCTCCATCAAGGTAGGACGATCTTAAAACTCGGCGTGTGGGTCTAACTTGGCTAAAGAAGGAAGCTCGAGCGAGTTGTGGACGACATTTACTTGTGCACCTATAGCTCAGTTAGGCATTTTGAGACTAATGTTATAATGATGCCGAGCTTCACGATGGTTACTATGAATTGTTGCAACAAGATTGTCCTGCACATAAAACTTCACACAGAGATGAATTGTAGATATAATTGCGCCGAACTTATTCAAAAAAGGTCGGCCAAGTATTAAGTTATAAGGACTGAAACAATCAACCACAAGGTATTGAACATCTAAAATTTGTTTAGAGGATTCTTAGCGAGTGTTTTTTGTAACTACACTGATCCCAACACGGGTACTCGTTCACCTGAAAATCTTACCAAGTCTCCAGTGGATGGCTGTAGTATGTTATTACTAAACTTCATCTTTTGAAATGTGGAGTAGAATAGAACATCGCATTGTTTCCTAGGTCCAGCAAGACTTTCCGAACTATTAGGTCTCCCAATTGAATAGAGATGACAATTGGGTTGTCTAAATTAAGTTCGGTTAAATTGAAATTTGACGGTTGGAATGTCATTTCAAGGAAGGTTGACACACTTTGATGATTGTTAATGGTGCTTTCTACAGTGAGCATAGCTCGGTAAGTACATTTGCCAGTAGAGCTTGATGCTCCACCATCGGCGAAGCCTTCAGATATGAGCTGTATGCGCTTTTTCCTTATCTCGAGAAGATTGACCTGCAAAATATGAGTCAAATTGATGTGTGTTGCGCTTTTAGATGTGGACGCTAATGTATTTGTCCAAATATCCTTGCCGAGCTAAGCGCTCAAGCAAGTCTTTGGCGATGACAGACTCATCGGTAGTGTGTCCGTGCTTCTGGTGAAAAGCACAGTAATTTGTCTTGTACACATTTTTTGTATCTTGGTATATTCTGGCCTTTCGAGGAGGTTTTAGCTTCAAATTTAGTATTTCTTTGATGATTTTCTCCCTTTCGATGTTGAACTGGGTATAAGAATCATAACGTGGTGCCAGCCGGAAAGGTTTCTTGTTGTCCCGAACTTTATCGTCATCCTTACTGTTTTGATTCTTCTCATATTTCCGAGCTTGGCATAGCTCTTAGATTTCCATTTGACCTTTAGCCTTTTTCGTGAAACTCGACCAAGTTTTTGGGTTTGGCCACTATGATAGTTTCTTGGAACTTTTCTGGACAGAGTCCACTCTTTATAGCATGCAGGTGCACCTCGGggtggaggtttggaatgctcaTTGCCACTTTGGTGAAGCGGGTGATATAGTCCTTTAATCTTTCGTGCTGCCCTTGCTTGATGGTGTTCAGATAGTCAAAATCATGTAAATAGAAGGAAAATGCAGTGAACAGATTCTCGAATTGCTTGGCGAGCTCCTGAAAGCTTGGAATTGAATCTACAGGAAAAGAtgaaaaccaatcaagtgcagacCGTCTAAAAAGATAGGAAAACAATGACATAGAATAGGATCAGAAGCACTGTTTACGATCACCAGAGATTGGAATTTCTTGATGTGTTTTTTTGGGTCTCCTATGCCATTGTAGGGAGTCAATGTGAGTGGTAAGGTGAAGTTCCTAGGCAGTTTGAAACTCATAACATCGGCCGTGAATGGACCAACAACGTTGTccaattcatcatcatcatcattttgcTGGTTTTCCTCTGGTTATTGAGTTTTCAAAATGTGTGTTGGATCGAAATGTTCTTCATCGTCTTCTGGCTgctcattgttattattttcaatcCGAGTATTGGTTAGCTCGGCTATTTGATTCACCATTCGCTGATTTTCTTCCGTCATGCGCTGATTAGCCTGTTGTAACTCCGTTACCATTCGAAGAAGCTTAGATGGTGTGGGGGGAGGCAGGTCAGCCATGAGCAGGTATGGGAGTTTTAGGACCTATAGAAAGAAGGGTTTTTATCTTGAGGCCCCACGGTGGGAGCCAATTGTTCTTGTGGAGGTTGACTAGTGTATAGCTCGTCCGCCGGTGAATACTTGTAAGCTTTCCATCAGGATAAGGTATACATCAGCAGTGAGAGAACAAAAGGTAGGTACCTGTAAAAggtactccgacgctcaagtcagtaagcgAGTAATAAGTTTTGCAGAATAATGAATCAAATAAACGTTTTACCTCCTTTTTATATCTTGGGATGAAGCATCGACAATTATACTCTTGAATAATTAGCATTAATGGAGAGTAATAACATATCAGGACGTTATAATATTTCTTTTGATGTTCATTATTGATAACTAATCTAAAAAGTATATTATCAAATTATAGCATTAAGAATGAGTTATAACGGCcatatcaatattttttttttattctcttcacTCACAAAACTATTTTATCATAGAATTATCCACAAcatatatagaatggaacaatATGTCGTTAGGTACTTTGAATTCGCTCTTCTAAAAACAAGAGCTACATTGTTCGTTTAGAGACTTTTTACTTAAAAGATATGGGATTTGTAATAAGAAAATACTGAGTCGAGTTTAATTGtccaaacaaaattaaatttgagtCAGGAAAAGTGAGCTTCCTTTAtaatagttattttataacacaaTTTATTCCATCTTAATGATCCTTCTAACTTGAGATGTCACTGGATATGACGTTTAGCTAGAAACCTAAATGTTTGATAAAAGAAATTCAGAGATCGATTTTTACTTTCACTCGAAAATGTTATATGCCAATGTAATTTTGGCATAAATGTATCATGAATTGAAGGCAGCAGCTTGCATTTTTGCCAATAGGATGACGATGACCAGATTAAAAGTTAAAAATACTTCCTcaaatgttcttttttttttttttgataggACACTTGCTCAAATGTTAATCCagcaaaataacaaaataaatgaaaaaagagcaaaatttatattttcacCAAAGTCTACACATTTTTACGTCAACACTTTCAAGTATGAGAAATTATTGAACTCTTTTGTAATACATTTATGTGTGCTGCAAAACTTTTGCAACCTTCTAACAGAAACAAGTTTGCACATAAACAGACACCACATGGCCGAGGTGTTGCACCAATGGCCAATATGTTGGCCTCACAGAAGCCACATCTTAGGTTCGAATCCCAGCTATAGCTGGATAGTGATAGAACCTTTAATGGGTGTGTGAGTGGGTGTGTGTTGTGTAACCTAGAATTGGGGGTTGTCCAATTCACCGACCNNNNNNNNNNNNNNNNNNNNNNNNNNNNNNNNNNNNNNNNNNNNNNNNNNNNNNNNNNNNNNNNNNNNNNNNNNNNNNNNNNNNNNNNNNNNNNNNNNNNNNNNNNNNNNNNNNNNNNNNNNNNNNNNNNNNNNNNNNNNNNNNNNNNNNNNNNNNNNNNNNNNNNNNNNNNNNNNNNNNNNNNNNNNNNNNNNNNNNNNNNNNNNNNNNNNNNNNNNNNNNNNNNNNNNNNNNNNNNNNNNNNNNNNNNNNNNNNNNNNNNNNNNNNNNNNNNNNNNNNNNNNNNNNNNNNNNNNNNNNNNNNNNNNNNNNNNNNNNNNNNNNNNNNNNNNNNNNNNNNNNNNNNNNNNNNNNNNNNNNNNNNNNNNNNNNNNNNNNNNNNNNNNNNNNNNNNNNNNNNNNNNNNNNNNNNNNNNNNNNNNNNNNNNNNNNNNNNNNNNNNNNNNNNNNNNNNNNNNNNNNNNNNNNNNNNNNNNNNNNNNNNNNNNNNNNNNNNNNNNNNNNNNNNNNNNNNNNNNNNNNNNNNNNNNNNNNNNNNNNNNNNNNNNNNNNNNNNNNNNNNNNNNNNNNNNNNNNNNNNNNNNNNNNNNNNNNNNNNNNNNNNNNNNNNNNNNNNNNNNNNNNNNNNNNNNNNNNNNNNNNNNNNNNNNNNNNNNNNNNNNNNNNNNNNNNNNNNNNNNNNNNNNNNNNNNNNNNNNNNNNNNNNNNNNNNNNNNNNNNNNNNNNNNNNNNNNNNNNNNNNNNNNNNNNNNNNNNNNNNNNNNNNNNNNNNNNNNNNNNNNNNNNNNNNNNNNNNNNNNNNNNNNNNNNNNNNNNNNNNNNNNNNNNNNNNNTAGGCTTGACCCGCTAACCCACTGTTAAACGGGACTTGACCCGCTAACCCACCATTAAACGGGACGAGCAGGACCACCTCACGGGACTTGACCCGCTAACCCACCATTAAACGGGACGAGCAGGACCACCTCAGTAGGTGGGGCAGGACGGACTTCCCTTATTGCCACCCTACATGCAGCATAGTCTATACTGGGTGTTTGAAAACACTTTCAAAATTGTATCCACAACTTCTTGCACCAATTTCTCTTCACATTACTAACTCGGTGACAAACACAGGAACACTTCAGAATCATTACATAAAAAGCATTGGTTTCAACTTTTATAAGAGAATAATATCAACCTCATAAACACTGATTTCATTCGCTGGGTTAAACTATGGACATAAACATAAGCAACATCATAACAATACTAATGTCTCACCCAGAATGTTACACACATACACACAACAAACTGAAGACGTTGTTGCCATTGTAACAGAAAAAAAGTGGAGATGGGGATCATGTGAAGTGGAACTTGTCTACAAACTTGAGACACACAAAAcgatttgtttttgtttttttgtttttttgttttttttctttttcgtgaGACAACCTTCTAATCTCAAGTCATTGCCAAACAATCATTCGAAGTCAACCTGAAAAAGCTTTGGAGGGATACATTTATCACATGATGGTGCAACGGCTCCTTTCTTCAGTTGGTTGCGGATTTGGTTGCTGGAACCTGTGCGACTCTGATGGATTGTATGTAAATTCAGATGTATCCAAACCATACTGCATGAGCATGATTAGTGTCAGACAACCGCATGCAATACCGtaatcatttttttcattataataataataataataagtaatGATTCTGCAAGGATTGTGccattgttagataaaaaaccaTTTATGAAAATGTACCTATTTGCTAAAAGCTTTCAGTCAATAAAATATCATTGAACTTTTAAAAGCAAAATCAAGGAGGTGAGTTTGCTAATTTGCCTAAGCACCTTTCAAAGGAGTTTATAGGCAATTATACTTGTTATTGaggaaaaaaaacaaacaaaagaaacaaaaaacaaaacaaagtatGAACCTTCCATGGTTCAAGAGACCTTTACCACAGTGTAATAGCACAAATGATCAATGAGCTGAGCAAGGATGAGTTTGGGTAGGTGTTCAGTTTGCTGACAATTTGTGTGCTGAAGCTTAAGCTCAAAGTCATCTTGTTGAAATGACCTTAGTTTGGTCTAATCTAACAAGTATTCATGCTCAATGAGCCAAGTTCAAACTCTATATCACCAATTCATTACTCTAACTCCCGCGAAGACAAAATCAGCTGTAATTAACCATGTTCATCAATCGGCAATCAACTGGTAAGGCCCCCAACTCAATGCACAAGGCTCCCACCTGGTGGGGACTGGGAAGGGTAAGCATACATTGTTTGACACTTTGACCTCCATAAATGGAGAGGTTTTTTGCATGATTTAAACCCGTGATTTCCAAATCACAAGGTATCAACTTTATTGCTGGGAAGTCCCACCCTCAAGCAGCAATAAAAAACACAGTCCCAGATACTAAAGGgtttaaaaggaaattaaaaaaagGATGAGTTTTTACTCAATAAAAATAGCTTAAATTATATTCTAATTACTCAATATTATATCTAATTAGGTTGCAGACTAATGAACCAAACTTGTGAAAGATAAAGAATGGGCCATTATTATGAGTTTAATTTTAGTCTCAATCCGAGACATGAGCTTAAGCTTGGTAAGCTAAAAAAACAAGCCTTGAGCTCGTCAGCCAAACTTAGCTTGTTGCCAGCCTGACACAGTTAACAGTTACACGGATGAAAAAAGAAAACAGAATCACAAACAAGAAGAATGGACTAAGTAAACTGCAGAGAAAAAAATATTGCACCTTTTCCCTCATCCGTGTACTCCATGCATCATTTCTGCTTGGGCGCTGATCAAGTGTGCCGGCAACTGGTACACCTGTTACTGGGCTAGCTGGTTTGTTATTGAGCAAAGGTTGACGGGCCTGGTGCCTTGGATTAATGTACTCTTCATCACTATCATAATCCACTTGCTTGTTTGAGGCCCTAACAATAAGTGCTAACAAGAAAAGAAGGGCCTGCAATTCCAGAAACATAACAAGGCACATCACATCCACCTTATCAATAAAATAACCAATTTACTttcttgattaaaaaaaaaaaggtcatGCCCAAAAATAAGATGGTATTACTTCGAAACATCCTTTCTAGAGGTGATTGTTGATCCTAGTGGGTGCACCTATTTTCCATGAGTATATGCACAGGACACATGGCCACAAAACAACATTGCTTTCTTTTGAATTCCAATCATATCAGTTCTTGCTTACCTCGAATACAACAATTCCAAGAGCAACCCACCTCACAATATCCCAGTTCTCTCTTAGAAATCCGTATACCATATCAAAATATCCCGTTTCATCTTGTGGAATTTCCTGAAAGAAATATAATCTGTAATTTGCTGAATATAACATCAATTTCACACCCCAGTTAAACATTGAAAGAAATTACCTTTTTCCAGCCTTTGTCGAAAAATATAACGGCTGCAAAAGCCAGCTCTAGCAAGATCAATAGTATCACCAAAAATGCATACTTTGCTGGGTTAAGGAAATAGTCATTCCTTTGagataaatatattaaatagttCTAATTAAAACAGAAAGAGAGTGTGGAAGAGATTATTCATCTCATGCTTTTGTATGCTAGTGGAAAATTTAGGAGCCCATTGAATATCTTGCCTACAACGAAAGACAATCTATAAGGATACACAGCTCAGGCAGCACACACTCCGTGTCATAGATGCGACACATCCAAAACAAGAAATGACAAACAGAATCGCCCCAACACCAATAAAAGCATATAAAAACCTGCATGCATGAACACAAGCAGTGAAAGAGAGTTCAATGACAGAAGCTTGAGCTCTGTCAACTTCCTCTAATAGAAGTAGCAATGTAAATGTGGCAATAACTCAATCATTGTGGTGAATGCAGACCGAATTCATGAAGCACACAAGACTACATCTGGTATTTTTCTCTAGTTGTCTTTCTTTACTCAGCACCTTAGATGTCGCTAATCTATTTAAAACCACACAttgaagaaataaaagaacttcaAATTCACATTTTGCATAGAAATCTACACAGTTAATAAGCCAAGTCCATTATTAACTTTGATTCCTTCAACCCTGGCAATAAGAATGAACCTAATGCATCATTTGCACCAAATTAGTGAAGCGTGACTAGCCCTTCTAAAGTTTTATATGTTACATAACTAAAATCTATTAGTAGCCATCCCAAATGCTTCACATTGCAGCTCTTACTGAGCTTGATCAAATAGAAATTGAATAGGTTCAACTCCTAGGTTAGCACAAAGTTCCGATTCAATTTTACGGATTATCTTCTCCAAAGTAAGTTGGAGTGAATTTTCCTTTtctaaaatatataaactaaaaaaaataaaaaattaaaaaccagcAAAATATTGCAGCAGCAAAATTTATAACAAAAGAATTATTATTTCCTCATTACTCTACAACTAGTCCCGCAACACATTTCTCAATTGAAAGAAAAGAGCAGCATCCATACCAAGCCTTCGGTAAATCATCATAAATGCTGTCGGAGAGATTCACAGCTACAAGCATTGGACGGCCAAGTTGAACAAGAGTCTGATCAGTAGGAACTATTAAAGTGTCATGTGGATGGTTATTGTATTGAACCAGCAGATAAATCCCATAGCCCACCATGGCCAGACCAGCAAGGGACATAAAGAAGTTCAGAACCTTCAGAAGGCACTCCCAGCAACCCTTACAACCCATCCTCCCCTACCTATAATACCCTTCAACTCCTCAACCAGAATTCAATAATGTGACCAATTCCAACTATAATTTCTGGGGGAAAAAAACAAAAGGCATTTCCATCAGTACTAATGTCAAATAAGACCAGTAATTCAAGCAGTCAGATTCAACCTTAACAGAGACGCTGATGTCTTAACTAATGCTCCATATACAACCTTAACAAGCACAAAAAACAATGACAATCACTTAGTCACATATATTTTCAACCTTAGGGGTTCTAAGAAGACAATTGTCTAGGTCAATTGCTCTGGTATATTCTAACCCATAACCTTATTTTTTCTCATTCTTTATTCAGAAACATAATCACCTAAGAGAAAATGTTATGTCACTGAAATCAATAACATTGTTATAATTTTCCAATATGAATAATTAGGATGTccccaattatttatttatttattaacatTGACCATGTTAGTTATGAGACTATCGACCAAAATTCCGACAGAATCTAGCTCAGGAAATTCGTAAGGATGCAAtctaccaaaaaaaataaaaaaataaaaaataatcaactaAGAGAAAATgtaaaaggttaaaattaaaatcaaaagaaaGGTAAGAAAAAAACAAAATGTTGATGAGAGCTGCGATACATAGAAGTGAGAATCACTCACAGTTAGAACTCCGATTGACAAAGCTTTCCCTTTTTCTGATCCTCTCGCTTCTCGAAATCGCTCAAATATAGAAAATGGAacagcaaagaaagaaaaaagaaaacggTGACCGGAATATCAATgattaggaaaaagaaaatacaattaaatttaattaacttAAATGACATTAATACCCTTGTGTGTTGCTGGTTTGGCACCCCGAACACACATTGGCGTTAAACAATTCTATTTTTCTTGTAATTTTAGCAAACTTTCAATTAATTCTTCCCCGTTTAAAAgcttataattgatttcctgtaCTAGATAAAAATTGTTAATTAATTCTTAACTAGTTAGCTTTTAAAAagtcataataatattataatatttggttttataatattttataaattatttcacgtcaaatacaaaaataaatgtTCGAATAacatttcatatttttaaataaaaatagttaNNNNNNNNNNNNNNNNNNNNNNNNNttaattataaataattaaatatataatttgtaaattaaatattttttggtgtacataatgaaagaaaaacaaagaaaagaagaaaaaacaggATTCAGGAAAATATAAATTAAGTTAtgtctttttgaaaaaaaatattgtaaTATTAGCATAGGATAAATCCTATCTATTACATTAGTATTTTTGCGAGCTCTATTCTTTGTCATTTGGGTCATGTCCACACCAAataattgatattaaggtgatcagtttcAATGTTTTAAGTCTAGTGCTttgaatttctaaaattatactTATGAACAGTTATGCTATATTTATCATGTAGATATCCTAAACAACATAAAAACACAACTCAGAGTATACTCAGAAACATAATTAGTCCATCTCTCAGGCTCTacaaggacgaactgctctgatatcaTAAATGTAATACCCTATCAATGATAGCGAGGCATTATGacacttagaaaagaaaatacatatatggttataaaaagataatattataactaggagccagtaaaaaaaatttaaacatcgAAAACTGTTAAACACACACGAACGTGTTAAATCGATAACATCGTATACAAAAATGGAATACATCATGAGTCCAAAGTGAAGATACATAATAACATATATACATGTTAATTATTAGTCTCGACCCGCGAAGAAAAGCCGGCTAAAATATTATAATACTAGGGAATATACAAAATAGAAAGGTTATTTCTCCAAAtaaaaacctctaagaggaatatATAGTCATGTACAACAAAGTTTTAAAAGTGGAAAAATCTCTAGTATCAAAACAAAATATCACAAAAGAATCCTCTTCGCGTCATCACCTGAAATCCCACACTCTCAACGAGGTGCGTTGCGTCCTGCATCGAAAAAACAAGAAATTCACGATGGGTGAGAACCCGAAGGTTCCCAGTAGGATAACAGTTTCGAATAAAGACTGCAAAAGAAAATACGAACCCTCGAAAAAATCCTGATCTCCAACTTCGCAGGAATCCAAGCTTAGGGTCTTAACTAATTCATGCAGGGTATAATTGCTAAGGTAAGAATATTTTAATCTACCACCAATCTTATCCATTctcaacaatcatcatcattaatTTTAATCTCTATTCTTTTAATAAAAATGCAAACACACACACAAGCAATCATACCAAACAATGACAAATAAGAATATTTAGAACAAGTAatacaattagcagttaaacaggACTATCAactaggcaaaccaaaacaattatgcacacccaagcaatggcaaacaaatgcacatgatgcatgcatgtcctactggccgtgagctcatgtGTTGGTTATACTGCCAGACttgacacatctggtagctaacccagaaaTCATCTCTCTTTTGTGCATCCCCAAGAGGAATATTCTGGACTTATCACAAGCCGGTCTTAGGAGAGAGAGTGCCCTGTCACGTCTTGGGAGGGAGAGTGCTCTGTCATCTTCTCACTGGGGACATCACCCGGACTTATCACAAGCTGGTCTTAGAAGGGAGAGTGCCTTGTCACGTCTTAGGAAGAAGAGTGCCCTGTCACATTGCAATCAGAGAGAATGTAGGAAAATTTATATCCTGGATTTATGTCAAGCCGGTCTCGGCAGGCAAAATGCCCTGTCACGTTTTGGGAGGGAGAGTACGCTGTCACCTTCCACACATCTACACCACAACTCCGAGTAAGTGGGACAAAACTACCATCCATGCCCGGTGTCGATGCCCCATCAACCTAGCAAGCGGGACAAACCCACGTCCTTGCaatgcaagcgggacaaaaccctCGTCCTTGCCAATCAGtaatcaaatttaaatcataatcATACAAGTAGGACAAAATCCACATCCTTGCAAATCAATCATCCATCATAATCAATTTCATCAATGACATAATTAACCATCATCAATCATAATTTCACttctcatcataattatcatatcAAATCATATTTTGGTCGTAACCTCAAATCAAACCTAATATCTCATCATCTCTCTCATGATAAACAAAATTCTCCTCATGATCATCAATAAAATATCTTCATGATCGATTATTCACAATCAAACATAACTATTGTTATAACCAAGactataacaaaaacaaaatcacAATTTTATATAATCGTATTTATCACAGAAATAATTATTCTTGAGCTATGAgcgggataaaaccaccatcctcACCGTGGGCAGAACAAAACAACCATT is from Arachis ipaensis cultivar K30076 chromosome B01, Araip1.1, whole genome shotgun sequence and encodes:
- the LOC107628652 gene encoding tobamovirus multiplication protein 2A; amino-acid sequence: MGCKGCWECLLKVLNFFMSLAGLAMVGYGIYLLVQYNNHPHDTLIVPTDQTLVQLGRPMLVAVNLSDSIYDDLPKAWFLYAFIGVGAILFVISCFGCVASMTRSVCCLSCYAFLVILLILLELAFAAVIFFDKGWKKEIPQDETGYFDMVYGFLRENWDIVRWVALGIVVFEALLFLLALIVRASNKQVDYDSDEEYINPRHQARQPLLNNKPASPVTGVPVAGTLDQRPSRNDAWSTRMREKYGLDTSEFTYNPSESHRFQQPNPQPTEERSRCTIM